DNA from Brassica napus cultivar Da-Ae chromosome C4, Da-Ae, whole genome shotgun sequence:
ggcctgatacGAATCAGTTCTGCTGCATGTAATACGGCATGTCCCCACGCTGATACCGGGAGCTGAGACCGCATGAGCAATGGTctggctatcagctggatacgtttaatgaatgattcggccaagccgttctgcgtatgtacatgtgccacagaatgttctacacttacccccatggacatacaatagtcattaaaCGTCTGGGacgtaaactcaccagcattgtctagacgtatagtctttaaaggaaagtctggaaagtgtgctcttagtcttattatctgagcaagcagGCGTGCAAATGCCAAGTTCCAAGTGGACAGTAGGCAGACATGcaaccatctggtcgatgcatcaatcaggACCATGAAATACCGAAACGTCCCactaggtgggtgtattggtccacatatgtctccCTGAATCATTTCCAGAAAATTTATGATCTCTTTATTAACTTTGGCTGGTGACGGCctagttatgagtttcccttgtgcacatgctgcacatgtgagattgtaTGGGACAACTCCTTTGAACGTGTGCCCTTGTGAGTTCATCATcaactttcgcatcatgttagtaccgggatggccaagccggttatgccataaggTGAAATTGTCGCAGGCAttagcctcgatcatactgacctTTGCATAGTATAGGCCAGTAGACATTGCAGATAAGGTTTCTAGGATCCTTTTATAGCCTTTGGTGATCGAAATTATATTaaggaattttttatttccttcttcccatgtttcaagatggaaaccgttcaatcttatgtctttgaaactcaataggctccttttagagcttggggaatacaaggcatTTCTGATCTCTAGATGAGTGCCCTTACGCATCAATACATAagcctggccgtgaccttcaatcaggccgGCTACACCTGCAATGGTGTGTACgtttgcactttgcattgtgagatttaagaaatatctttTATCTCTAAGTATTgtatgacttgtgccactatccaccacgagTATGCTCATTTCGtcattcatttctataaataagattTCATTTCTCAGAGACTTCAAAACTTTCATTTATTAAAGTTGCAGAACACCGaaattaaaaacaccaaatcaatcataaaacaatcataaagcaataaaaaCAAGTCGTATCAAAAATTTTAGtctttgagacaatcagaagtctcaaagTCCATCAGGTCGTCATTTGCAACATCGGATTCTTTATCAGCCTCATAACCGGAATCATGGACCATAtgagcctccgggttcttgtctTTAATACTTCCCTGGTAGAGCTCACATAAGTGCTTAGGAGTTCTacaattcttggcccaatggttgcTCATCCCACATATGTGACAAACGGATTTGGTTgagtaagacggtttggatatACCGCCTCGACCTCGTCCATATCCACCTCGGCCACGGCCgggattggaaccacgaccactgttattgtggtttcctttccggccggCCAAGTATCTATCTCGACCGTTCGAGTAATTGTCACGGTTTCTATATCCACCACAGCCTTTGCCGTGTGATCTCTTATCATTCTGGATGTAATTGCACTCGTTgggatttttcttttcaacttcATTGGCCTCTGGTAATGGGGCAGATCCGACAGGTCTAgcttcactgttcttcatcaggagctcattgtttgcctcggccagaagcaggcacgagatcagatcagtgtatgtggcGAAGCCTTTCATTCGGTACTGCTGCTGCAGGATTATGTTTGAGGAATGAAACGTAGAGAATGTTTTCTCAAGTAACTCTTCttcggttactacttcaccacaaagtctcagcatcgagaCAGTCTTGAACAAGACCGAATTGTACTCATCCACTGACTTATAATCcatgaatcttagattcttccagTCATTTCTAGCTTTTGGGAGTAACAcagttttctggtgatcatatctatgctgtaaagcatcccaaagCTCTAGTGGATTTTTCATCgtaatgtactgatcttttagaccttcaatgaggtgatggcgtataatacttatagccctgtaccgattcttatcagtctcattgttgtccttgatgattgtatcaccaagtccctttgaccttaagctgatctttgtatctagcgcccactgtaagtagttatctccagagagattaagggctgcgtAGTCTCTatttgagattttcgacatctgaatcacattatcatttcaattttaggttcacaatgtgatcatgtggccgcatggtataacaagctcggccacaaacttgtcttacgcatctatgagaaaacaatcaatctaatcgaccatggtacgaacaaacaagccgcacggctatGTGGACAATCAATAGGATCGGACATGTAATTCTAAATTGACCATGGTGCGAACAATCATAATATATGATTCTACATGTACCAGGGAGATTaaagccacacggccatatgAGTTTCAATGCAATCAGATTcgaatttgtttgttttctacatgctggtcgatttcattaatCAATTGTGAATGCAATTCAATTCAAATTCATATGTATGCAAGACAATCCTAGGGTTTCCGATTTGAACACTAGAAGGATTCAATTTCAAGATTAAGGTTTCAAGGACTTTAGATTCAAGTTCTGGATCAGATTACTTCAATCAATCTAACAATCCTAAAACCTCAAATCAATCAATTCAATCAATAAAAATCGAATTCAgttctttagggtttagggtttcgattcctaaattagggtttctcaaaatcaaatcaGGAACAATCAATTCAAGTTCTAAGGAATCGATTTCTATCTTTCTAGTTAAGAGATtgtagattttagggttttgatcaaGATCAAAGTTTCCATATTTATGGATTAGGGTTTCTGATCAATCTAGGTTCTCAGATTATGTTATACCTTTGTTTTGTAGGGGGTTAGAACCGGACcacctttagagagagagagagaatcgatCGAACGCTTGTGGACTCCAATCGGGTCGCGGATGGGACGATCGCGGGCTGGACGTGTCTCGGCTGCGAGCTGCGCGGAGATCGGATCGTGTGCGATCGCGTTTCGGGTGTGGATCGTGAGCTGGACGGTTCTTCTAAGCTGGAACGTGATCTGAGAACTTCTAGGATTCAAGAGGGATCAACTGGGTTCTTGAATGAACTAAGAacaagattagggtttagggttgtgGTCGCCGGTTTTGGTTTTTAGGGTTAGAGGTTTCGATTTGTCTCAGGGATCTAGAgacgatcgtgctgataacgtgttgtaaaagaatggggAATTTTCTGTGCATTATTAATGAGTAATAGAGgttctttatataaggattacaaagtacaagaaaaatgaaattatccaaaacctaatacaacatgaaatagaaaaagatctaaaacagatAAATGGAAACATCCTAGATCTAAGgtcggccgactctctctcctcttgggcGCCGACTCTCTTTCCTCTTGGACACGGCTGGGTTTTGTCTTGGTCTTGGTTATGGGTCATCCACATAATGATTTGTAACAGTTTTTAATGCTAccaaataacaaaatttaaacaatcaaatgtaaacgaaaaactaaatatttaagaGTACGCATTAAT
Protein-coding regions in this window:
- the LOC125585852 gene encoding uncharacterized protein LOC125585852, with the protein product MKNSEARPVGSAPLPEANEVEKKNPNECNYIQNDKRSHGKGCGGYRNRDNYSNGRDRYLAGRKGNHNNSGRGSNPGRGRGGYGRGRGGISKPSYSTKSVCHICGMSNHWAKNCRTPKHLCELYQGSIKDKNPEAHMVHDSGYEADKESDVANDDLMDFETSDCLKD